A region of Toxorhynchites rutilus septentrionalis strain SRP chromosome 1, ASM2978413v1, whole genome shotgun sequence DNA encodes the following proteins:
- the LOC129764349 gene encoding uncharacterized protein LOC129764349 isoform X2, translated as MSEFRGGASSHVGLTGGGGGGGSALAASHNFEGSIEDIDRQLEALDQESDSDSESLEELEACEKIEVVNRASGTTEDDPSGSALDVTVRYTVCLFCKKPFQLKKELKKHLFEHMKNLKPMKEKKIVEKKFKCHKCFKTYTEKARAEKHMTKCKKVSKLLLDMSNTTPDGNRILGGGVDYEGSGGGGVKKKSGKFREPTSPRSLVFDPESDQDERWEQRERNPVVHFDERTMARGGSTDESPTSPPAVSRGTGSGGGGGGGGSGSYYKQYQRCK; from the coding sequence ATGAGCGAGTTTCGCGGTGGTGCTAGCAGTCATGTAGGCCTGACAGGTGGAGGTGGCGGTGGTGGTTCAGCTTTAGCTGCCAGCCATAACTTCGAGGGGAGCATAGAGGATATTGATCGGCAGCTGGAAGCGCTAGATCAGGAAAGTGATTCCGATTCTGAATCGCTCGAGGAACTCGAAGCGTGCGAGAAGATAGAGGTCGTGAACAGAGCGAGCGGTACGACAGAGGATGATCCGTCCGGGTCCGCACTGGATGTTACAGTGCGCTATACGGTTTGCCTGTTTTGCAAGAAACCCTTCCAACTCAAGAAAGAGTTGAAGAAACATCTATTTGAgcacatgaaaaatttgaagccaatgaaGGAGAAAAAGATTGTCGAAAAGAAGTTCAAATGTCACAAATGTTTCAAAACCTACACCGAGAAGGCACGTGCCGAAAAGCACATGACTAAGTGCAAGAAGGTTTCCAAGCTATTGCTGGATATGAGTAATACAACTCCAGACGGAAACCGAATATTGGGTGGTGGTGTTGACTATGAAGGCAGTGGTGGTGGCGGAGTCAAAAAGAAGAGTGGCAAATTCCGAGAACCTACCTCACCGAGATCGTTGGTCTTCGACCCGGAATCGGACCAGGACGAGAGGTGGGAGCAACGCGAAAGGAACCCGGTGGTGCATTTTGACGAGAGAACCATGGCTCGGGGAGGAAGCACAGATGAATCGCCAACTTCACCGCCAGCGGTCAGTAGAGGCACAGGAagcggtggtggtggtggtggcggtGGAAGTGGATCATACTATAAACAGTACCAAAGGTGTAAGTAA
- the LOC129764349 gene encoding uncharacterized protein LOC129764349 isoform X1, with the protein MSEFRGGASSHVGLTGGGGGGGSALAASHNFEGSIEDIDRQLEALDQESDSDSESLEELEACEKIEVVNRASGTTEDDPSGSALDVTVRYTVCLFCKKPFQLKKELKKHLFEHMKNLKPMKEKKIVEKKFKCHKCFKTYTEKARAEKHMTKCKKVSKLLLDMSNTTPDGNRILGGGVDYEGSGGGGVKKKSGKFREPTSPRSLVFDPESDQDERWEQRERNPVVHFDERTMARGGSTDESPTSPPAVSRGTGSGGGGGGGGSGSYYKQYQRYDPRKDE; encoded by the exons ATGAGCGAGTTTCGCGGTGGTGCTAGCAGTCATGTAGGCCTGACAGGTGGAGGTGGCGGTGGTGGTTCAGCTTTAGCTGCCAGCCATAACTTCGAGGGGAGCATAGAGGATATTGATCGGCAGCTGGAAGCGCTAGATCAGGAAAGTGATTCCGATTCTGAATCGCTCGAGGAACTCGAAGCGTGCGAGAAGATAGAGGTCGTGAACAGAGCGAGCGGTACGACAGAGGATGATCCGTCCGGGTCCGCACTGGATGTTACAGTGCGCTATACGGTTTGCCTGTTTTGCAAGAAACCCTTCCAACTCAAGAAAGAGTTGAAGAAACATCTATTTGAgcacatgaaaaatttgaagccaatgaaGGAGAAAAAGATTGTCGAAAAGAAGTTCAAATGTCACAAATGTTTCAAAACCTACACCGAGAAGGCACGTGCCGAAAAGCACATGACTAAGTGCAAGAAGGTTTCCAAGCTATTGCTGGATATGAGTAATACAACTCCAGACGGAAACCGAATATTGGGTGGTGGTGTTGACTATGAAGGCAGTGGTGGTGGCGGAGTCAAAAAGAAGAGTGGCAAATTCCGAGAACCTACCTCACCGAGATCGTTGGTCTTCGACCCGGAATCGGACCAGGACGAGAGGTGGGAGCAACGCGAAAGGAACCCGGTGGTGCATTTTGACGAGAGAACCATGGCTCGGGGAGGAAGCACAGATGAATCGCCAACTTCACCGCCAGCGGTCAGTAGAGGCACAGGAagcggtggtggtggtggtggcggtGGAAGTGGATCATACTATAAACAGTACCAAAGGT aTGACCCACGGAAGGACGAGTGA